In one Zymobacter palmae genomic region, the following are encoded:
- the metF gene encoding methylenetetrahydrofolate reductase [NAD(P)H] produces the protein MSNALETSFEFFPPRTPVGQEKLASLCDRLVAYDPTFFSVTYGAGASVRERTLDAVIRARRGNVDAAPHLSCIGSDRENLAELLATYRREGVRRIVALRGDVPSGEISVGEFRYANELIEFIREETGDAFELIAAAYPEMHPQAPNYETDLRYFVNKMQAGADKAITQYFYDAEAYFHFVEKAQAQGIDKPIIPGIMPIVDADKLRRFSATCGASIPRWIDKQLDAYAMDPQSLQAFGQEVVTRLCERLIEGGAPGLHFYTLNQAEPTLAVLDNLNVNRA, from the coding sequence ATGTCCAATGCTCTGGAAACCAGCTTTGAATTCTTTCCGCCCAGGACACCCGTCGGGCAGGAAAAACTGGCCTCATTGTGCGACCGTCTGGTGGCCTATGATCCTACTTTCTTTTCGGTAACTTACGGGGCGGGTGCCTCCGTGCGCGAACGCACGCTGGATGCCGTCATTCGTGCGCGCCGTGGCAATGTCGATGCGGCCCCACACCTGTCCTGCATTGGCAGTGACCGCGAAAACCTCGCCGAATTGCTGGCCACTTATCGGCGCGAAGGCGTGCGCCGCATCGTAGCGCTGCGCGGTGATGTCCCGTCCGGTGAGATTTCGGTCGGTGAATTCCGCTATGCCAATGAGCTGATCGAATTCATTCGTGAGGAAACGGGCGATGCGTTCGAGCTGATCGCGGCAGCCTACCCTGAAATGCATCCGCAGGCGCCGAACTACGAAACTGACCTGCGCTATTTCGTCAACAAGATGCAGGCGGGTGCTGACAAAGCGATCACGCAGTATTTCTACGATGCAGAAGCCTATTTCCACTTTGTCGAAAAGGCGCAAGCACAGGGTATCGACAAGCCGATCATTCCCGGCATTATGCCGATCGTCGATGCCGATAAGCTGCGTCGCTTCTCGGCAACGTGTGGTGCCAGCATTCCCCGCTGGATTGACAAGCAATTGGATGCTTACGCTATGGACCCGCAAAGCCTGCAGGCATTCGGTCAGGAAGTTGTCACGCGCCTGTGTGAACGTCTTATCGAAGGTGGCGCACCGGGATTGCACTTCTATACCCTGAACCAAGCAGAACCGACTCTGGCCGTGCTCGATAACCTGAACGTCAATCGCGCTTAG